GAAAACCCCCTCATCATCGCCCCGCAGACTGCTGCCGGCCATAGGTACACAGCTGGCGGAGGACGCATTCGGCACACCGGGGCCGGCGGGCAAAACATACCTGGCGGCCATGGGAAATGAGCAGATGGGCGATCATCGCCCAGTGCTGCCGGGGGATTATGCACATCAGTTCCTGTTCAATTTTTACCGGATCCGCAGCCTTTGCCAGACCGATTCTGCCGGCCAGCCGCTTTACATGGGTATCCACCACCACGCCCACCGGTTCAAATACCTCGCCCAGCACAACGTTGGCCGTTTTCCGGCCGACGCCGGGCAGTTTCACCAACTCTTCCATGGTCGCCGGAACCTGGCCGCCGTGCAGCTCCACCAGCTGCTGGCAGCAGGCCTTGATATTGCGAGCCTTGTTGCGGAAAAAACCGGTGGACCGGATGGCCGCCTCAATTGATTCAAGGTCCGCCCCGGCAAAGGATGCGGCATTGGGATAGCGGTCAAACAATGCCGGGGTCACCTTGTTGACCTGGACATCGGTACACTGGGCTGACAGCATGGTGGCAATCAGCAGTTCAAAGGGGTTGCGGTACTGGAGGCCGCACTCGACCCGGGGATAGCAGCGGGTCAACTCACTGACGACCAGAACGGCCTTCTGCCGCCGGCTGAGACGGCGAACATTGGAAGACTCTTGAAACTTGGCGTCAAGCACCATGGCAGTCCTGCACCCTCGCCGGCAAAGCCAGAATATTGCTGACCCCGTGGCACAGACAGGCAGTGCTGAAGACCACCGGGCCGGGACCAAGAGCAGCCGTTTTTTCGGCCACCGTAGAAAGGTCGGTAAAGGTAAAGCCGCCGACTCCGGGAGCCAGCTGCCGGCTTTGCAGCACCAGGGATGGATAGCCATGATAGGCGATTCCCGCCAGCAGCTCCACCAGCGATTTTTCCCGGGGTTCACCGGTGGTAAAACAATGATCCTCAGGCTGGGGACAATCCTCCGGGCAGCGAAAGTCCGCCAGGCTGCTGTACAATTCGCCATTATTGCCGCAAAAACTGTTGGGCAGGGGAGGCGGTTCCTCCCAGTCCAGCCGCCGGCAGCCGGTAAACCTTTCCAACACCGTGGCCGCCAGATGCACCGGCAGGGTGGGGATAATCCACTCCGCAGCACAGCTGCTCTGCCCCAGGAGGCTGACAATATGGGCA
This window of the Candidatus Anaeroferrophillus wilburensis genome carries:
- the nth gene encoding endonuclease III translates to MVLDAKFQESSNVRRLSRRQKAVLVVSELTRCYPRVECGLQYRNPFELLIATMLSAQCTDVQVNKVTPALFDRYPNAASFAGADLESIEAAIRSTGFFRNKARNIKACCQQLVELHGGQVPATMEELVKLPGVGRKTANVVLGEVFEPVGVVVDTHVKRLAGRIGLAKAADPVKIEQELMCIIPRQHWAMIAHLLISHGRQVCFARRPRCAECVLRQLCTYGRQQSAGR
- a CDS encoding NAD-binding protein, whose protein sequence is MERKESGNVFHVIGGGRFGRQAIRRLLSLPGARLVVVERDESAAARLAADFPQLGDFLVVGDGIAHIVSLLGQSSCAAEWIIPTLPVHLAATVLERFTGCRRLDWEEPPPLPNSFCGNNGELYSSLADFRCPEDCPQPEDHCFTTGEPREKSLVELLAGIAYHGYPSLVLQSRQLAPGVGGFTFTDLSTVAEKTAALGPGPVVFSTACLCHGVSNILALPARVQDCHGA